One window of the Shewanella litorisediminis genome contains the following:
- the thyA gene encoding thymidylate synthase, translated as MKQYLDLMQHILDKGTDKSDRTGTGTRSVFGYQMRFDLNEGFPLVTTKKCHLRSIIHELLWFLKGETNVAYLHENKVSIWDEWADEEGNLGPVYGAQWRSWPTPDGRHIDQISQVIEQIKSTPDSRRLIVSAWNVGELDKMALAPCHAFFQFYVADGKLSCQLYQRSCDVFLGLPFNIASYALLTMMVAQQCNLGLGDFVWTGGDTHLYSNHMEQTQLQLSREPRPLPTMKILRHPESIFDYRFEDFELSGYDPHPHIKAPVAI; from the coding sequence ATGAAGCAGTATCTCGATTTAATGCAGCATATCCTCGACAAGGGGACAGATAAAAGCGACAGAACCGGCACAGGTACCCGGTCTGTATTTGGTTACCAGATGCGCTTCGACCTCAACGAGGGCTTTCCGCTGGTGACCACCAAGAAGTGCCATCTGAGATCTATCATCCATGAGCTGCTTTGGTTCCTGAAAGGCGAAACCAATGTGGCCTACCTGCACGAAAACAAGGTATCAATTTGGGATGAGTGGGCCGACGAAGAAGGCAACCTGGGGCCGGTTTATGGCGCTCAGTGGCGCAGCTGGCCAACCCCGGATGGACGCCATATAGACCAGATTTCTCAGGTAATTGAACAGATTAAATCCACCCCTGACTCTCGCCGGTTAATCGTATCGGCCTGGAACGTCGGAGAGCTGGATAAGATGGCGCTGGCTCCCTGCCATGCGTTTTTCCAGTTTTATGTGGCCGATGGCAAACTGAGCTGCCAGCTCTATCAGCGTTCCTGTGACGTCTTCCTTGGTTTACCGTTTAACATTGCCAGCTACGCCTTGCTGACCATGATGGTAGCCCAGCAGTGTAATCTCGGTTTAGGGGATTTTGTCTGGACAGGTGGGGATACTCATCTGTACAGCAACCATATGGAGCAGACACAGTTGCAGCTTTCTCGTGAGCCCCGTCCTCTGCCGACAATGAAGATCCTTCGCCACCCCGAGTCGATATTTGATTACCGCTTTGAGGACTTTGAACTCAGCGGTTATGACCCTCATCCCCACATCAAAGCCCCCGTTGCCATCTAA
- the mutH gene encoding DNA mismatch repair endonuclease MutH, translating into MNAPLPPQSLDELLTRAKMMAGLSLGQLAAGLGWPVPPNLKRDKGWIGQLIEQELGATAGSRPEQDFLHLGVELKTIPIDRSGKPLETTYVCVAPLMDTRGLRWEQSLVKHKLERVLWVPVEGERDIPLADRRIGTAILWQPTPQQSASLRQDWEEIMEFIALGKVHRLSARHGEVLQLRPKAANAAAKTDCIMEDGTVGLTNPRGFYLKIPFTQAILRQAFDY; encoded by the coding sequence ATGAATGCTCCCCTCCCCCCACAAAGCCTCGACGAGTTGCTGACCAGGGCCAAAATGATGGCTGGCCTTTCGCTTGGGCAACTCGCAGCCGGACTTGGCTGGCCAGTCCCCCCCAATCTGAAACGGGACAAGGGCTGGATAGGCCAACTGATAGAGCAGGAGCTCGGCGCCACCGCGGGCTCAAGACCCGAGCAGGACTTTTTGCATTTGGGGGTTGAGCTCAAGACAATTCCCATCGACCGTAGCGGTAAACCTTTGGAAACCACCTATGTTTGTGTGGCGCCATTAATGGATACCCGAGGACTACGTTGGGAGCAGAGTCTGGTAAAGCACAAACTCGAACGGGTACTTTGGGTACCGGTGGAGGGCGAAAGAGACATTCCTCTGGCCGACAGACGCATAGGCACCGCCATTTTGTGGCAACCCACGCCACAACAGAGTGCCTCCCTGCGCCAGGACTGGGAAGAAATCATGGAGTTTATCGCCCTGGGCAAGGTGCACCGCCTCAGTGCAAGGCACGGTGAAGTGTTACAGCTTCGCCCCAAAGCCGCCAATGCCGCCGCCAAAACCGACTGCATAATGGAGGATGGCACAGTAGGACTGACCAATCCCCGGGGCTTTTACCTGAAGATCCCTTTCACTCAGGCAATACTGCGCCAAGCTTTTGACTACTAG
- the nhaA gene encoding Na+/H+ antiporter NhaA codes for MEKAIRNFLSQESAGGILLLVAVALAMLLANSPLSGLYQGFLNTGMQVRFGALDINKPLLLWINDGLMALFFLLIGLEVKRELLEGALSSPSKASLPTFAAIGGMLVPAAIYLFFNFDDPVTKVGWAIPAATDIAFALGIMALLGNRVPVALKVFLLALAIIDDLGVIVIIALFYSTDLSMLSLVIAAIAVTGLVALNRKGVTSLAPYGVLGIILWIAVLKSGVHATLAGVVIAFCIPLRAKDGSSPSEHLEHSLHPWSNFLILPVFAFANAGVPLGNVGFDSILSPVPVGIALGLLLGKPIGVLLFSYLAVKLRLAELPKGIGWHQIAPVAVMCGIGFTMSMFIASLAFEHGAELYGDLARIGILLGSLFAAVIGYFWLSKVLPNAGEKI; via the coding sequence ATGGAAAAAGCTATTCGTAATTTTTTGAGCCAGGAGTCTGCCGGTGGCATCTTGCTGTTGGTGGCCGTTGCACTGGCCATGTTGCTCGCCAACTCACCTCTTTCCGGCCTATATCAAGGTTTTCTCAATACCGGGATGCAGGTTCGTTTTGGGGCACTGGACATCAACAAGCCTCTGTTGCTGTGGATTAACGATGGCCTGATGGCGCTGTTTTTCCTGTTGATCGGTCTGGAGGTCAAACGAGAGCTGCTGGAGGGGGCGTTGTCGAGCCCATCCAAGGCCTCTTTGCCAACGTTTGCTGCCATAGGCGGTATGTTGGTGCCTGCGGCCATTTATCTGTTTTTCAACTTTGACGATCCTGTTACCAAGGTCGGCTGGGCCATTCCCGCTGCCACAGATATCGCCTTTGCCCTGGGTATTATGGCGCTCTTGGGTAACCGGGTGCCTGTGGCGCTGAAAGTGTTTTTGTTGGCCCTCGCCATTATCGACGATCTCGGCGTGATTGTGATTATCGCGCTCTTTTACAGCACCGATTTGTCTATGCTGAGCCTGGTGATTGCGGCGATTGCCGTTACAGGGTTGGTGGCGCTTAATCGTAAGGGCGTTACGTCACTCGCGCCTTATGGGGTGCTCGGCATCATATTGTGGATAGCCGTGCTCAAGTCCGGGGTTCATGCCACCCTCGCCGGCGTGGTCATCGCCTTCTGTATTCCCCTGAGAGCCAAAGATGGCAGCTCCCCATCAGAGCATTTGGAGCACAGCCTCCACCCCTGGAGCAACTTCCTCATACTGCCGGTGTTTGCCTTTGCCAATGCCGGTGTGCCGCTGGGGAATGTGGGCTTTGACAGCATACTGTCACCCGTGCCCGTGGGTATTGCGCTGGGCCTGCTGCTGGGTAAACCCATAGGTGTGCTGCTGTTCAGTTATCTTGCGGTGAAACTGCGTCTGGCCGAGCTGCCCAAAGGGATTGGCTGGCACCAGATTGCGCCAGTGGCCGTAATGTGTGGTATCGGTTTCACCATGTCGATGTTTATTGCTTCTCTGGCCTTTGAGCATGGCGCAGAACTCTATGGCGATTTGGCCCGTATTGGCATCTTGCTGGGTTCGCTGTTTGCTGCGGTAATTGGCTATTTTTGGTTGTCAAAGGTGTTGCCTAACGCAGGAGAAAAAATATGA
- a CDS encoding protein YgfX, producing the protein MDVRRLNFSLSASKDQYFSVVILWALFLTSFLAWPANLPIPVFAFQLLTAGAVSGFFIYSLWRLKGWRWQFGLCDNGDLDDSEGRHRVRRAWVMPLACVLLIKKESGQGRLLFVFADMLEDGSYRDLCRLLLSINARDLES; encoded by the coding sequence GTGGACGTCCGGCGCCTTAATTTTTCTCTCTCTGCATCAAAGGATCAGTACTTCTCGGTGGTGATCCTTTGGGCGCTCTTCCTTACCTCTTTTCTCGCGTGGCCTGCCAATCTGCCCATCCCTGTTTTTGCCTTTCAATTACTGACAGCAGGCGCAGTGAGCGGATTCTTTATCTACTCGCTGTGGCGGCTTAAGGGCTGGCGTTGGCAATTTGGATTATGTGACAACGGTGATTTGGACGACAGCGAAGGCCGCCACCGGGTGCGGCGGGCATGGGTGATGCCACTTGCTTGTGTCCTGCTGATAAAAAAAGAAAGCGGCCAGGGCCGCCTTCTTTTTGTTTTTGCCGATATGCTCGAAGATGGGTCTTATCGGGATTTGTGTCGTTTGCTGCTGTCGATTAACGCTCGGGACTTAGAATCGTAG
- a CDS encoding adenylate/guanylate cyclase domain-containing protein yields MRAIRQAKKLLFAILAWGIAMAAFVFFRYAQTQDLPQWAVGSADLATLAIYMGIIFGSLHWMSNLIADFSAINRLPYLFSVLFKGLFLLLGATTLAYITQFLNMWAIENHMTTLRQMLTVHVLYSPSFQALIVYLVVVRMGLAFIEQMALLVGPRVLFNIGLGKYHKPRYEQRLFLYLDMVASTTHAESLGDYRFSRLIQDSFSLLSDTVANNEAEIYRYMGDAVLIHWPLNEGIQKDRCMNIYWEFSQQLNWQRQYFEEHYGFVPKFKAAAHCGQVVAAVVGVQKQEISFFSDVLNTLARLQDQCNPLGQRMLISGAVAARLDNEDSDYQLSSLGPVKLKGKQHSIEVFGVTPKRGD; encoded by the coding sequence GTGAGAGCGATTCGTCAGGCAAAAAAGCTGTTGTTTGCCATCCTGGCCTGGGGCATCGCCATGGCCGCTTTTGTCTTCTTTCGTTATGCGCAAACGCAAGATCTGCCCCAATGGGCGGTAGGTTCTGCCGATCTCGCAACGCTCGCCATTTATATGGGGATCATCTTCGGCAGCCTGCACTGGATGTCCAATCTCATTGCCGACTTCAGTGCCATTAATCGCTTACCTTATTTGTTTTCTGTCCTGTTCAAGGGGCTTTTTCTGCTCCTTGGAGCCACGACCCTCGCCTATATCACCCAGTTTCTGAATATGTGGGCCATCGAAAACCACATGACAACCCTCAGGCAGATGCTGACTGTCCATGTGCTCTACAGCCCTTCCTTTCAGGCATTGATTGTCTATCTGGTGGTGGTTCGCATGGGGCTGGCCTTTATTGAGCAGATGGCACTCCTGGTTGGCCCCAGAGTGCTGTTCAATATTGGCCTCGGTAAATACCACAAGCCCAGATACGAGCAGCGCTTATTCCTCTATCTGGATATGGTAGCCAGCACCACACACGCAGAATCCCTTGGAGACTATCGCTTCAGCCGCCTCATTCAGGACAGCTTCAGCCTGCTGTCAGACACAGTGGCCAATAACGAAGCCGAGATTTACCGCTATATGGGAGATGCAGTGCTGATCCACTGGCCCCTTAATGAAGGTATCCAAAAAGACCGCTGCATGAACATCTATTGGGAATTCAGTCAGCAGCTCAATTGGCAGCGGCAGTATTTTGAAGAGCACTACGGCTTTGTGCCCAAATTCAAGGCAGCGGCGCATTGCGGTCAGGTCGTGGCGGCCGTTGTCGGAGTGCAAAAGCAGGAAATCAGCTTCTTCAGCGATGTACTCAATACCCTGGCGAGACTACAGGATCAATGCAATCCATTGGGACAGCGGATGCTGATCTCCGGTGCTGTGGCGGCCCGGCTCGATAATGAAGACAGTGATTACCAACTGAGCTCCCTCGGGCCGGTTAAACTCAAGGGGAAACAACATTCCATTGAAGTCTTTGGGGTAACACCAAAGCGGGGCGACTGA
- a CDS encoding sulfite exporter TauE/SafE family protein, which yields MEQILWVIGCCVVLGAFVGFMAGLLGIGGGLMIVPALLYLLPAIGFSSEYLPHVAIATSLSAIILTSISSARAHHGRGNIDFQLLRILAPAVLVGALVSGFVSEQIPAEQLRQAFAIFVILMAVQMAFPFKAAAAKPMPPTVLIFIAVFFVALLAGLMGIGGGVLLVPMMMYFGVAMRNAVGVSAATGLLIAVSGSVSYVVAGWNTQGMPEFTLGYVYLPALLGIVSTSMLTAPLGAKAASTWPTAVLKKIFAVLLTLIGLRLVMG from the coding sequence GTGGAACAAATACTTTGGGTGATTGGCTGTTGCGTCGTGCTGGGGGCTTTTGTTGGCTTTATGGCGGGTTTGCTGGGGATTGGCGGTGGGCTCATGATAGTGCCGGCACTGCTTTACTTGCTGCCAGCCATTGGTTTTTCTTCCGAATATCTGCCTCATGTTGCTATTGCGACTTCCCTGTCTGCCATCATTCTGACGTCCATATCCTCGGCCCGTGCACACCATGGCCGAGGGAATATTGATTTTCAACTGCTGAGGATATTGGCTCCTGCCGTATTGGTGGGTGCACTGGTATCGGGTTTTGTCTCTGAGCAAATACCAGCCGAGCAGCTCAGGCAAGCCTTTGCCATCTTTGTGATCCTGATGGCAGTGCAAATGGCGTTTCCCTTCAAAGCGGCGGCCGCCAAGCCTATGCCGCCGACTGTGCTGATTTTTATCGCTGTCTTTTTTGTCGCCTTACTTGCCGGATTAATGGGCATTGGCGGTGGTGTGCTGCTGGTGCCCATGATGATGTATTTTGGGGTGGCCATGCGCAATGCAGTGGGCGTTTCGGCGGCGACGGGCCTGCTTATTGCCGTCTCCGGCAGTGTCAGTTATGTCGTTGCCGGTTGGAACACCCAGGGCATGCCCGAATTTACGTTGGGCTATGTGTATCTCCCGGCCTTGCTCGGTATTGTCTCTACTTCAATGCTGACAGCGCCGCTTGGGGCCAAAGCGGCCAGCACCTGGCCGACAGCCGTACTTAAAAAGATTTTTGCTGTGCTGTTAACCCTGATTGGCCTGCGTCTGGTGATGGGGTGA
- the rppH gene encoding RNA pyrophosphohydrolase: MIDSDGFRANVGIIICNAYGQVMWARRFGQHSWQFPQGGLDDGETAEDAMYRELYEEVGLRPEHVQILTSTRSWLRYRLPKRLVRQDSKPVCIGQKQKWFLLMLKSQESAINLNSSGHPEFDDWRWVSYWYPVRQVVSFKRDVYRKVMKEFAPVALALQAREIPRGKRNRGR, from the coding sequence GTGATTGATAGCGACGGCTTTCGCGCAAATGTGGGCATCATCATCTGTAACGCTTATGGCCAGGTCATGTGGGCCAGACGATTTGGACAACATTCATGGCAATTCCCCCAAGGGGGCCTGGATGACGGCGAAACTGCCGAAGATGCCATGTACCGTGAATTATATGAGGAAGTAGGTCTGAGGCCTGAGCATGTACAAATCCTCACGTCGACACGGTCCTGGCTCAGGTATCGTTTGCCAAAACGTTTGGTTCGGCAAGACAGCAAGCCTGTTTGTATTGGGCAAAAACAGAAATGGTTTTTGTTGATGCTCAAAAGTCAGGAAAGTGCCATTAACCTGAACTCTTCCGGTCATCCTGAATTTGATGATTGGCGTTGGGTTAGTTATTGGTATCCTGTACGGCAAGTAGTGTCGTTCAAGCGGGATGTTTACCGAAAGGTGATGAAAGAGTTTGCCCCGGTGGCGTTAGCGCTTCAGGCGCGTGAAATACCAAGGGGTAAACGAAACAGAGGGCGGTAA
- the nhaR gene encoding transcriptional activator NhaR encodes MQHLNYNHLYYFWMVQSKGSVVKAAEALCLTPQTVTGQIRALEDRLGGALFKRVGRQLEPTDLGELVFRYADKMFNLSYELLDILNYRKDAAMLFEVGIADALSKALSSRVLLSVLPTDGSMRLACYEATHESLMTRLREHKLDMILSDCAGESLKYPEILSKKLGECGVSFFSSKTYSKSFPACLEQDKLLIPGKRTSLGQQLHRWFAEKNLEVRILGEFDDAAMMKAFGYFGQGIFVAPSIYKQDILGHGMQVLGETLDVREEYHVMFAERMIQHPAVKRLLETRFDDLFSGLDSQVQSF; translated from the coding sequence ATGCAGCATCTGAACTACAACCATCTTTATTATTTCTGGATGGTCCAGAGCAAGGGCTCGGTGGTAAAAGCCGCCGAGGCCCTGTGCCTCACGCCGCAAACAGTGACCGGGCAAATCCGCGCACTGGAAGACAGGCTCGGTGGCGCGCTGTTTAAACGGGTGGGTCGACAGCTGGAGCCCACAGATCTGGGTGAATTGGTCTTTCGGTACGCTGACAAGATGTTCAACTTAAGCTATGAGCTTTTGGATATTTTGAACTATCGAAAAGACGCGGCGATGTTGTTTGAGGTTGGCATTGCCGATGCCTTGTCCAAGGCGTTGTCGAGCCGGGTGCTGCTGTCCGTGTTACCCACTGATGGCAGCATGCGTCTGGCCTGCTATGAGGCAACTCACGAAAGCCTGATGACCCGATTACGGGAGCACAAACTGGATATGATCCTGTCAGATTGTGCCGGTGAGTCGCTTAAATACCCGGAGATCTTATCCAAGAAATTGGGTGAATGCGGTGTCAGTTTTTTTTCTTCCAAAACCTACAGCAAATCTTTCCCGGCCTGCCTTGAGCAAGACAAGCTGCTGATCCCGGGTAAGCGAACCAGTCTTGGGCAGCAGCTTCATCGCTGGTTTGCCGAAAAGAATCTCGAAGTGCGTATTCTTGGGGAGTTCGACGACGCTGCCATGATGAAAGCCTTCGGTTATTTCGGGCAAGGCATTTTTGTGGCGCCATCGATTTACAAGCAGGACATATTGGGACATGGCATGCAGGTGCTGGGGGAAACCCTGGACGTACGCGAGGAATATCATGTGATGTTCGCCGAGCGCATGATCCAGCATCCCGCAGTGAAAAGGCTGCTTGAGACACGTTTTGATGACTTGTTTTCAGGGCTCGACAGCCAGGTACAGAGCTTTTAA
- a CDS encoding succinate dehydrogenase assembly factor 2, with protein MSIARVRWACRRGMLELDVLFQPFVENHYEALSDEQKAVFVRLLACEDPELFAWFMGHEQCPDPELADMVVTVRGRPAP; from the coding sequence ATGAGTATTGCCCGCGTTCGCTGGGCCTGTCGCCGTGGCATGCTGGAGCTGGATGTGTTGTTCCAGCCTTTTGTGGAAAACCATTATGAGGCGTTGAGCGACGAGCAGAAGGCTGTGTTTGTAAGACTGCTGGCCTGTGAAGACCCTGAACTCTTTGCCTGGTTCATGGGGCACGAACAATGCCCTGATCCTGAACTTGCTGACATGGTAGTCACAGTTCGTGGACGTCCGGCGCCTTAA
- the ptsP gene encoding phosphoenolpyruvate--protein phosphotransferase, whose protein sequence is MLNTLRDITQSVASAHTLELALESLVSQTKAAMETECCSIYILEQQQLVLSATDGLEKAAVGRVKMPLSEGLVGLVAQREEAINLADAHLHPRFKLFPEANEDEYRAFLAAPIIYQKQLLGVIVVQQAKARQFNEGEEAFLMTLAAQLAMAIRGLKRRAEVHSLDHQVLFTGTSASTGVAIAHALVIGGEISLEQPEACATDLDFEVNRLRQAMARSRDALSTLAQKFENDHDDELSSIFTSLQSLLEDASLGGEYQREVLSGWSAETAVSRVSLRYVAQFETMEDTYLRERASDIRDLGQRVLRQLIEPGRMMLDPDKPVILVTREADTSMLAEFPRQKLAGIVTEAGGVNSHAAILARALGVPAIMGVEQVLQANLDKQLLVLNASRGMLMVSPSPTVVDEYRNLISAQKALDRQYAEELKEPAVTLDGHRIHLYLNAGLMSGVATEIADGADGIGLYRTEIPFMLQQRFPSESEQIKVYRSVLQSAAGRPVVMRTLDVGGDKPLPYFPISEENPFLGWRGIRLSLDHPELFLVQLRAMLQAAGDTDNLKILLPMVSSLDEIDEALLYLDQAFSELRADVNPSLARPPVGVMLEVPALLYQLREVSQRVEFVSVGSNDLTQYLLAVDRNNPRVSSLYDSYHPGVLRALRQALQECRQYKLDVSVCGELAGEPMGALLLVAMGYDELSMNQGSLAKINYLLRRVERSELEQLLALVMQMSNGQDVRELVREYLDTRELSSILG, encoded by the coding sequence GTGCTCAATACGCTCAGGGATATCACACAATCGGTGGCGTCGGCCCATACCCTGGAGCTGGCGCTGGAGTCCTTGGTCAGTCAGACCAAGGCCGCCATGGAAACAGAGTGTTGTTCCATCTATATCCTCGAGCAACAACAATTGGTGTTATCCGCCACCGATGGGCTCGAAAAAGCCGCTGTGGGTCGGGTTAAGATGCCGCTCAGCGAAGGCCTGGTTGGCCTGGTCGCCCAGCGTGAAGAAGCCATTAACCTTGCCGATGCCCATCTGCACCCCAGATTCAAGCTCTTCCCTGAGGCCAACGAAGACGAATACCGGGCGTTTTTGGCCGCCCCCATCATTTATCAAAAGCAATTGCTTGGCGTCATAGTTGTACAGCAGGCAAAGGCTCGTCAGTTCAACGAGGGCGAAGAAGCTTTCCTGATGACGCTGGCCGCGCAGCTCGCCATGGCGATTCGTGGCCTTAAACGCCGCGCCGAAGTGCATTCGCTGGATCATCAGGTGCTGTTCACTGGCACCAGTGCTTCCACTGGTGTCGCCATTGCCCATGCCCTGGTTATCGGCGGAGAAATCTCCCTCGAACAACCTGAAGCCTGTGCCACCGATCTGGACTTCGAGGTCAATCGTTTACGCCAGGCCATGGCCCGCAGTCGCGATGCCTTGAGCACATTGGCGCAAAAGTTTGAAAATGACCATGACGATGAGCTGAGTTCCATCTTCACCTCGCTGCAGTCTTTGCTGGAAGATGCCAGTCTGGGGGGCGAATATCAGCGGGAGGTCCTCTCAGGTTGGAGCGCTGAAACCGCCGTCAGCAGAGTATCCCTTCGCTATGTGGCTCAATTTGAGACCATGGAAGATACATACCTGCGTGAGCGGGCAAGCGATATCCGGGATTTGGGGCAGAGAGTACTGCGCCAATTGATAGAGCCCGGCCGTATGATGCTGGACCCCGATAAGCCCGTTATCCTTGTGACCCGTGAAGCCGATACCAGCATGCTGGCGGAGTTTCCAAGACAAAAGCTTGCGGGGATAGTGACAGAGGCAGGAGGCGTTAACTCCCACGCGGCGATATTGGCAAGAGCACTTGGGGTACCCGCCATCATGGGGGTTGAGCAGGTGCTGCAGGCCAATCTGGATAAGCAGCTTTTGGTACTTAACGCCAGCCGTGGCATGTTGATGGTATCGCCATCACCCACAGTGGTGGATGAATACCGCAATCTTATCAGCGCCCAAAAGGCGTTGGATCGCCAGTATGCTGAGGAACTCAAAGAGCCGGCAGTCACCCTGGATGGTCATCGCATCCATCTGTACCTCAACGCGGGGCTCATGAGTGGCGTGGCCACTGAAATTGCCGATGGCGCCGATGGGATTGGACTTTACCGCACCGAAATCCCCTTTATGTTGCAGCAGCGTTTCCCCAGCGAGTCTGAGCAGATAAAGGTTTACCGCAGCGTCTTGCAGTCGGCGGCGGGGCGACCCGTAGTCATGCGGACACTGGATGTGGGCGGGGATAAGCCGCTGCCGTATTTTCCTATTTCAGAAGAAAATCCCTTCCTGGGCTGGCGAGGCATTCGTCTGTCACTGGATCATCCCGAGTTGTTTCTGGTGCAGCTCAGAGCCATGTTGCAAGCCGCTGGTGACACCGACAATCTGAAAATTTTGCTGCCCATGGTGAGCAGCCTCGATGAAATTGACGAGGCGCTTTTATATCTGGATCAGGCGTTCAGCGAGCTGCGGGCCGACGTTAACCCATCGCTTGCGCGCCCCCCCGTGGGGGTGATGTTGGAAGTCCCGGCGCTGCTGTATCAGCTCAGAGAGGTCTCTCAGCGGGTCGAGTTTGTCTCTGTAGGCAGTAATGACCTGACCCAATATTTGTTGGCGGTTGACAGAAACAACCCCAGAGTCAGCAGCCTGTACGATTCCTATCACCCGGGCGTGCTGCGGGCATTGCGTCAGGCCTTGCAGGAATGCCGCCAGTACAAGCTGGATGTGAGTGTTTGTGGCGAGCTTGCCGGTGAACCCATGGGGGCGCTGTTGCTGGTGGCTATGGGCTATGACGAGCTTTCCATGAACCAGGGCAGTCTTGCCAAAATAAACTATCTTCTGCGGCGCGTTGAGCGCAGTGAGCTTGAGCAATTGCTCGCATTGGTAATGCAAATGTCCAACGGCCAGGACGTGCGTGAGCTGGTGCGTGAATATCTCGATACGCGGGAGTTGAGCTCAATCCTTGGATAA
- the lgt gene encoding prolipoprotein diacylglyceryl transferase → MPINFPDIDPVIARFGPFEVFGQTFEPALRWYGMMYLVGFLAALWLLNRKADQSNGVWSREQVSDLLFYGFLGVVLGGRLGYVLFYHFDLFLTDPLYLFRISEGGMSFHGGLIGVITAMAYIAWRQERRFFAVADMVAPVVPIGLGAGRIGNFINGELWGRVSDVPWAMVFPTGGPEPRHPSQLYQFALEGVALYLLLWWFAKRTTKVGAVSGMFLLGYGSFRIIVETVRQPDAHLGFYLGFITMGQILSLPMILFGLYLILRKQETR, encoded by the coding sequence ATGCCGATAAACTTTCCCGACATAGACCCTGTTATCGCCAGGTTCGGGCCTTTCGAGGTGTTTGGCCAGACCTTTGAGCCCGCCCTGCGCTGGTATGGCATGATGTACCTCGTGGGATTTTTGGCTGCCCTGTGGCTGTTAAATCGCAAGGCTGACCAATCGAACGGCGTGTGGAGCCGTGAGCAGGTATCGGATTTATTGTTTTATGGCTTTCTCGGCGTGGTGCTGGGGGGACGCCTCGGTTATGTGCTCTTCTATCACTTCGATCTCTTTCTTACTGATCCCCTCTATCTGTTTCGGATCTCAGAAGGTGGCATGTCATTCCACGGTGGCCTCATTGGGGTGATTACCGCGATGGCTTACATTGCCTGGCGCCAAGAAAGGCGGTTTTTCGCGGTAGCCGATATGGTGGCCCCTGTGGTGCCCATCGGTTTAGGGGCCGGCCGCATTGGTAACTTTATTAACGGCGAGCTGTGGGGGCGGGTATCCGATGTGCCCTGGGCCATGGTATTTCCCACCGGCGGGCCAGAGCCCAGACATCCGTCCCAGCTGTATCAGTTTGCGCTTGAAGGGGTTGCCCTGTATCTGTTGCTCTGGTGGTTTGCCAAACGCACCACCAAGGTAGGCGCCGTATCCGGCATGTTTCTTTTGGGGTATGGCAGCTTCCGGATAATCGTTGAAACTGTGCGCCAGCCCGATGCGCACTTGGGATTTTACTTGGGTTTTATTACCATGGGCCAAATTCTTTCTCTGCCGATGATCCTCTTCGGTCTCTATTTGATTTTGCGTAAACAGGAAACGCGCTGA